A stretch of Gemmatimonadota bacterium DNA encodes these proteins:
- a CDS encoding protein-L-isoaspartate(D-aspartate) O-methyltransferase — protein sequence MGSEPVGDHRFAGARGRLIERIRAMGVEDLDILRLFDDTPRHLFLPEAMWPRAYLDSAVPIGFGQTASQPSLQAFYLSLLAPGREDKVLEIGTGSGFLTALLAGMAHRVYSIERVRDLSRRARRALDRIGVSNAALIVGDGTIGWRKYEPFEVIVVSAGSPSVPQALVDQLADGGRMLIPVGTKQGQELVMVRRTGGAVREEVVRDAVRFVPLKGEFGWREK from the coding sequence ATGGGATCTGAGCCTGTAGGCGACCACCGTTTCGCCGGAGCGCGCGGGCGTCTGATCGAGAGGATCCGAGCAATGGGCGTCGAGGATCTCGACATTCTCCGGCTCTTCGACGACACCCCCCGCCACCTCTTCCTTCCGGAAGCGATGTGGCCGCGGGCCTACCTCGACAGCGCGGTGCCCATCGGCTTCGGGCAGACGGCCTCGCAGCCTTCGCTCCAGGCGTTCTACCTCTCGCTGCTCGCCCCCGGCCGGGAAGACAAGGTGCTGGAGATCGGGACCGGCAGCGGTTTCCTGACCGCCCTCCTCGCCGGCATGGCCCACCGGGTCTACTCCATCGAACGGGTGCGCGATCTCTCCAGAAGAGCCCGTCGCGCCCTTGATCGGATCGGTGTGAGCAACGCCGCTCTGATCGTGGGGGACGGCACCATCGGCTGGCGCAAGTACGAGCCCTTCGAGGTGATCGTGGTTTCCGCCGGTTCGCCCTCGGTGCCCCAGGCGCTCGTGGATCAGTTGGCCGACGGCGGACGCATGCTGATCCCGGTGGGAACCAAACAGGGCCAGGAGCTCGTGATGGTGAGGCGGACGGGCGGAGCGGTACGGGAGGAGGTTGTGAGGGACGCGGTCCGCTTCGTCCCGCTCAAGGGCGAGTTCGGCTGGCGCGAGAAGTAG
- a CDS encoding HAMP domain-containing protein — protein MSEERLSLVVRGREWYREKFSERNLRKLDERLQVWFTWVLDRLPKPLARRLRQQTDGRFGIGPQVRTGLGLGVLLTLTASVVALGFMLAVNQHHREIADVQVPGLVAAFEVRDLSRQLIGVSPRFAASDNQEALSIVKSDIQVLGDELRFWIDELVSSGSESDRNDKIADLAANLLMNLDAIGLTTEVRMAQRIQLEEKVAEVEQELLEFGSYMEDAKDRQYFFIVTGWRSLGDVAPVSMGLRRSSAEVDNYSALLNADASTNSMVTLMLQAATEPTSENLLANRERVNTELADVERHLSDLDGPLADDLAGYLERLDNLYTLPGGIYSTRILELEEIEKVATLTSDNLAAADSLVLQVETLRSEAQASTEAATASSALVVRTGFWTILAFNLVAVVAAIVFGWKFFGERLLNRVRHLSGSMARMSGGELDVEVRIAGNDELSDMAGALEVFRRHAIEVQRLNLVEKLVQEVQAKNKELEQTLLDLEETQEQVVRQEKLASLGALTAGIAHEIRNPLNFVNNFAALSRELIEEMQEELGTDGEEGANVPSSERLAEVDWEYVDELFGDLTMNVTKVREHGMRANRIVEGMLAHSREETADPEPVKVNQLLDEYAKLAYHGLRATNPEFNVTLVREFDDSAGEMTAIARDLSRVFLNIITNACHATDSRRRQEKGGGYSPTITLCTEGRDDEVVVAIRDNGTGMPPEVLEKIFDPFFTTKKGTEGTGLGLSITHEIIQEHGGKLEVDTEVDEFTEFRITLPRVHLKPAAA, from the coding sequence ATGAGCGAAGAACGGCTTTCTCTCGTGGTCCGAGGGCGGGAGTGGTATCGGGAGAAATTTTCCGAGCGGAACTTGCGCAAGCTCGACGAACGGTTGCAGGTTTGGTTCACTTGGGTTCTCGACCGTCTTCCCAAACCCCTGGCACGGCGGCTGCGGCAGCAGACGGACGGACGGTTCGGGATCGGCCCGCAGGTGCGTACCGGACTGGGCCTCGGCGTCCTCCTGACCTTGACGGCGAGCGTCGTGGCTCTCGGCTTCATGCTCGCGGTGAACCAGCACCACCGGGAGATCGCGGATGTCCAGGTTCCCGGCCTGGTCGCCGCGTTCGAGGTGAGAGATCTGAGTCGGCAACTGATCGGCGTTTCTCCCCGATTCGCCGCCTCCGACAACCAGGAGGCCCTTTCCATCGTCAAGAGCGACATTCAGGTTTTGGGTGACGAGCTGCGCTTCTGGATCGACGAGCTGGTGAGCAGCGGGTCGGAGTCGGATCGCAACGACAAGATCGCGGATCTGGCCGCTAACCTCCTGATGAACCTGGACGCCATCGGTTTGACGACCGAGGTGCGCATGGCGCAGCGGATCCAGCTCGAGGAAAAGGTCGCGGAGGTGGAACAGGAGCTGCTCGAATTCGGATCCTACATGGAGGACGCCAAGGACCGGCAGTACTTCTTCATCGTCACCGGATGGCGGAGCCTCGGCGATGTCGCGCCCGTTTCCATGGGGCTGCGCCGGTCGTCGGCCGAAGTCGACAACTACTCCGCGCTTCTCAACGCCGACGCCTCGACCAACAGCATGGTCACCCTCATGCTGCAGGCGGCCACCGAACCTACGTCCGAGAATCTGCTCGCGAACCGGGAACGGGTGAACACGGAACTCGCCGACGTCGAACGCCATCTCTCGGATCTGGATGGGCCCTTGGCCGACGATCTGGCCGGCTACCTGGAGAGGCTGGACAACCTCTACACTCTGCCGGGAGGCATCTACTCGACCCGGATCCTGGAGCTGGAAGAGATCGAGAAGGTGGCGACTCTCACCAGCGACAATCTGGCGGCGGCGGATTCGCTGGTGCTGCAGGTGGAGACTTTGCGCTCGGAAGCTCAGGCCTCCACCGAAGCCGCGACCGCGAGCTCGGCTCTCGTGGTGCGGACCGGCTTTTGGACGATCCTGGCATTCAATCTGGTCGCCGTCGTCGCCGCCATAGTCTTCGGCTGGAAGTTCTTCGGCGAACGTCTCCTCAACCGGGTCAGGCACCTCTCAGGGTCGATGGCCAGGATGTCCGGGGGTGAACTGGATGTGGAGGTCCGGATTGCCGGCAACGACGAGCTCTCCGACATGGCGGGGGCGCTGGAGGTGTTCCGCAGACACGCTATCGAGGTCCAGCGTCTGAATCTCGTGGAAAAGCTGGTGCAGGAGGTTCAGGCGAAAAACAAGGAACTGGAGCAGACGCTGTTGGACCTCGAGGAGACCCAGGAACAGGTGGTTCGCCAGGAGAAGCTGGCTTCGTTGGGCGCTCTGACGGCCGGTATCGCTCACGAGATCAGGAATCCGCTCAATTTCGTCAACAACTTCGCGGCTCTCTCCAGGGAGCTCATCGAAGAAATGCAGGAGGAGCTGGGCACGGATGGCGAAGAAGGGGCGAACGTTCCAAGCTCCGAACGGCTAGCGGAGGTGGACTGGGAGTATGTCGACGAGCTCTTCGGCGATCTGACCATGAACGTGACCAAGGTCCGGGAGCACGGCATGAGGGCGAACCGGATCGTCGAAGGCATGCTCGCCCACTCCCGGGAGGAGACTGCCGATCCCGAGCCGGTCAAGGTGAACCAACTTCTGGACGAATACGCCAAGCTGGCCTACCACGGTCTGCGCGCCACCAACCCGGAGTTCAACGTCACGCTCGTTCGCGAGTTCGACGATAGCGCCGGCGAAATGACCGCGATCGCGCGCGACCTGAGCAGGGTTTTCCTCAACATCATCACCAACGCCTGCCATGCGACCGACTCCCGGCGCCGGCAGGAGAAGGGGGGTGGCTATTCGCCGACCATCACGCTCTGCACGGAGGGACGCGACGACGAGGTCGTGGTGGCGATCCGCGACAACGGCACCGGCATGCCTCCCGAGGTTCTGGAGAAGATCTTCGATCCGTTCTTCACGACCAAGAAGGGGACCGAGGGAACCGGGCTGGGGCTATCGATCACGCATGAGATCATCCAGGAGCACGGCGGCAAGCTGGAGGTGGATACCGAGGTCGACGAGTTCACCGAGTTTCGCATCACCCTGCCGAGGGTCCACCTGAAGCCGGCTGCGGCGTAA
- a CDS encoding NAD(P)-dependent glycerol-3-phosphate dehydrogenase, whose translation MNPNTESVTVLGAGAWGTALADLMARSGHKVRVWCYEEEVARSINRDRTCEYLPDVELGAMEAFSEFEPALRGADLVVSAVPCQFVRGVLERAAVHLSPAARIVGASKGIELSTQLRMSELFSSTLTPARHDFAVISGPSFAAEVASGTPTAVVVASESTELAARIQRSMQTNRFRVYTSTDVVGVELAGALKNVIAIAAGIVVGLGYGHNTMAALVSRGLAEITRLGVSMGADAATFAGLAGMGDLLLTCTGPLSRNRGVGVRLGEGESLAAITAEMKSVAEGVRTVEAVVELAARQGVEMPISEQVHRVAHRGRAPAAALDTLMERSPRPEEW comes from the coding sequence TTGAACCCAAACACCGAAAGCGTCACCGTGCTGGGAGCGGGAGCCTGGGGAACGGCTCTCGCCGACCTGATGGCTCGCTCCGGCCACAAGGTGCGCGTGTGGTGCTACGAGGAGGAGGTGGCTCGCTCGATCAACCGAGATCGCACCTGCGAATACCTGCCCGATGTGGAGCTCGGTGCGATGGAGGCGTTTTCGGAGTTCGAGCCGGCCCTTCGAGGGGCCGATCTGGTTGTGTCCGCCGTGCCTTGCCAGTTCGTTCGGGGCGTGCTGGAGAGGGCGGCGGTCCATCTCTCGCCGGCTGCCCGGATAGTCGGTGCGTCCAAGGGCATCGAACTCTCGACCCAGCTTCGCATGAGCGAGCTTTTTTCGTCGACGCTCACCCCGGCTAGGCACGACTTCGCCGTCATCTCCGGCCCGTCTTTCGCCGCCGAGGTAGCCTCCGGGACGCCCACGGCGGTGGTCGTCGCCTCCGAGTCGACGGAGCTCGCGGCGCGCATCCAGCGTTCCATGCAGACAAATCGCTTTCGGGTCTATACCAGCACCGACGTCGTCGGTGTCGAACTGGCCGGCGCTCTCAAGAACGTGATCGCCATCGCAGCCGGGATCGTCGTCGGGCTCGGATACGGTCACAATACCATGGCCGCTCTCGTATCGCGCGGTCTGGCCGAGATCACGAGGCTCGGAGTGTCGATGGGAGCGGATGCCGCTACCTTTGCCGGACTCGCCGGCATGGGTGATCTGCTCCTGACCTGCACTGGTCCGCTGAGCCGGAATCGCGGCGTGGGGGTACGACTCGGGGAAGGGGAGTCGCTCGCCGCGATCACCGCAGAGATGAAGTCCGTGGCCGAGGGAGTACGAACCGTGGAGGCCGTCGTCGAACTGGCGGCTCGCCAGGGCGTCGAGATGCCCATCTCCGAACAGGTCCACCGGGTGGCTCATCGAGGACGGGCTCCGGCGGCGGCTCTCGATACCCTTATGGAGCGATCCCCGCGCCCGGAGGAATGGTAG
- a CDS encoding MerR family transcriptional regulator: MTETKPRKVYYSIGEVCELVGVKAHVLRYWETQFPEIRPMKNRQKHRIYKVQEIYLVIFVKRLLYTEKRTMDDVRGIIAGTRDPASASKVSAAVKSGLIEAIREDLAAALDQTHAR, from the coding sequence ATGACCGAAACGAAGCCTCGGAAGGTCTACTACTCGATAGGAGAGGTTTGCGAGCTCGTCGGTGTCAAGGCGCACGTTCTTCGGTACTGGGAGACCCAGTTTCCCGAGATACGTCCCATGAAGAACCGGCAAAAGCACCGAATTTACAAGGTGCAGGAAATTTACCTGGTGATCTTCGTCAAGCGCCTTCTCTACACCGAAAAACGCACCATGGACGATGTAAGAGGGATCATAGCGGGCACGCGGGATCCGGCGAGCGCCTCCAAGGTGAGCGCCGCCGTGAAATCCGGCCTGATCGAGGCGATCCGGGAAGATCTGGCTGCGGCGCTCGATCAGACGCACGCCCGGTAG
- the surE gene encoding 5'/3'-nucleotidase SurE, translating into MKILVTNDDGYTSRGIRTLARAASRLGEVSVVAPDGEQSTTSHALTLHRPIRVSRPAAGWWAVGGTPVDSVILGMTEFMESPPDLCLSGINRGPNMGEDVLYSGTVSAAMEATINDIRAVAVSHGARTGHELFDDVEGWEEIVYRLLAAIVAREELPGTLINVNLPPVPPSEVRGCRVTELGRRRYEGSIRRLDDPSGGELYQLGGGELHWDHDEASDFCALDEGYISVSPVHLSLTDHEITEEIKGWDLSL; encoded by the coding sequence GTGAAGATCCTGGTCACCAACGACGACGGCTACACGTCGCGCGGTATCCGAACGTTGGCGCGAGCGGCGAGCCGCCTGGGCGAGGTCAGCGTGGTCGCCCCGGACGGAGAGCAGAGCACGACGTCCCACGCCCTCACCCTGCATCGACCGATCCGGGTGAGCAGGCCCGCAGCGGGTTGGTGGGCGGTCGGCGGCACTCCGGTCGACAGCGTGATCCTAGGAATGACCGAGTTCATGGAAAGCCCGCCGGACCTCTGTCTCTCCGGGATCAACCGGGGACCCAACATGGGCGAGGACGTGCTCTATTCCGGCACGGTGTCGGCGGCGATGGAGGCGACCATCAACGACATCAGAGCGGTCGCGGTCTCCCACGGCGCCCGCACCGGTCACGAGCTCTTCGACGACGTGGAGGGCTGGGAGGAGATCGTCTACCGGCTGCTCGCCGCCATCGTGGCCCGGGAGGAGCTCCCCGGCACGCTCATCAATGTCAACCTCCCCCCCGTCCCGCCCTCCGAAGTCCGAGGGTGCAGGGTGACCGAGCTCGGTCGCCGCCGATACGAGGGCTCGATCCGACGGCTGGATGATCCGTCGGGGGGCGAACTCTACCAGTTGGGCGGAGGCGAGCTGCACTGGGATCACGACGAGGCCTCGGACTTCTGCGCCCTGGACGAGGGGTATATTTCGGTGAGCCCCGTCCACCTGAGCCTGACCGATCATGAGATCACCGAGGAGATCAAGGGATGGGATCTGAGCCTGTAG
- the plsY gene encoding glycerol-3-phosphate 1-O-acyltransferase PlsY — protein MAPVGIVLLAYLVGSIPASYIAGRLARGIDLRDHGSGNLGATNVVRVLGWAWAIPTALFDIAKGFAPAWFATSLLGIAGVESGGGTPEAWTLAIGLAAVLGHVFSIWVGFRGGKGIATALGVFLALSPLGVGGAALVWVALVLTTRYVSAGSISAVVSLPFFVYWAEGGFDPATGAPGLIGPLGLAVLVAVLGTWAHRANIGRLLNGTENRFSKRKAT, from the coding sequence ATCGCACCGGTCGGAATCGTACTGCTGGCCTATCTTGTGGGATCGATTCCAGCCAGCTACATCGCCGGAAGACTCGCCCGGGGCATCGACCTGCGGGACCACGGGTCGGGCAACCTCGGCGCGACCAACGTGGTTCGGGTGCTCGGCTGGGCCTGGGCGATTCCCACGGCTCTCTTCGACATCGCCAAAGGTTTCGCGCCTGCATGGTTCGCGACTTCACTGCTCGGGATCGCCGGCGTCGAGTCGGGGGGAGGAACCCCCGAGGCATGGACCCTCGCCATCGGGCTCGCCGCCGTTCTTGGTCACGTCTTCTCGATCTGGGTCGGATTCCGGGGCGGGAAGGGGATCGCCACCGCCCTGGGCGTCTTCCTGGCTCTCTCTCCCCTCGGCGTGGGCGGTGCGGCTCTGGTCTGGGTCGCGCTCGTGCTGACGACCCGTTACGTCTCCGCAGGATCGATCTCCGCAGTCGTCTCGCTTCCGTTCTTCGTCTACTGGGCGGAGGGCGGCTTCGACCCCGCGACCGGCGCTCCCGGTCTGATCGGCCCCCTAGGTCTCGCCGTCCTCGTCGCCGTCCTCGGGACCTGGGCACATCGGGCCAACATCGGACGCCTGCTCAACGGCACCGAGAACCGTTTCAGTAAGCGGAAGGCAACTTGA
- a CDS encoding ammonium transporter yields MVSGSGSTFRLEPRVLRTVTPGHKFPTAFAWSYPVHPTRAPHMETTFVFNTFSFLVLGALVMWMCAGFTALEAGSVKTKNAAVICLKNIGLYSIAGIAYFVLGYNLMYGANDFLPGFLGDIRLGYGPSEAERMLGSDEGAVADVASQGASQLSNWFFQMVFVATTASIVSGALAERVKLWSFFVFTAVLTTVIYPIIGSWTWGGGWLAGLGSGEFFETGFSDFAGSTIVHSTGGWAALAGVMVVGARHVKFRKDGSVRVTPPSNIPLVTLGVFILWLGWFGFNGGSMLALGSVQDAVGMSNVIVATNLAAAAGVLTAILVSRPILGRLDLFAVLNGAIAGLVSITAAPDLPDQTWAILIGAIGATICTAGLKLLEILKLDDVVGAIPAHLMAGVWGTIAAAIWGGADFLAQVIGILSIGAFVFATSFAVWKILDLTMGVRVSRQAEQIGQDAAELGIDAYPEFVIMADPEEFDDEGDD; encoded by the coding sequence ATGGTCTCCGGATCCGGTTCGACATTTCGGCTCGAGCCCCGAGTCTTGCGGACTGTGACCCCAGGCCACAAATTTCCAACCGCTTTCGCCTGGTCATACCCGGTTCATCCCACTCGGGCGCCTCACATGGAAACCACATTCGTCTTCAACACCTTCTCCTTCCTCGTCCTCGGGGCGCTCGTGATGTGGATGTGCGCAGGCTTCACCGCTCTGGAGGCGGGATCGGTCAAGACCAAGAACGCGGCGGTCATCTGCCTCAAGAACATCGGCCTCTATTCGATCGCGGGGATCGCGTACTTCGTCCTCGGCTACAACCTGATGTACGGCGCCAACGACTTCCTCCCCGGATTCCTCGGCGACATCCGCCTCGGATACGGTCCGTCGGAGGCCGAAAGGATGCTGGGAAGCGACGAGGGAGCCGTCGCCGACGTCGCCTCCCAGGGAGCGTCGCAGCTCTCGAATTGGTTCTTCCAGATGGTTTTCGTGGCCACCACGGCCTCGATCGTCTCGGGTGCGCTCGCGGAGCGAGTCAAGCTCTGGAGCTTCTTCGTCTTCACCGCAGTTCTCACGACCGTCATCTACCCGATCATCGGCTCGTGGACGTGGGGCGGGGGATGGTTGGCCGGGCTCGGGTCCGGCGAATTCTTCGAGACCGGGTTCAGCGACTTCGCCGGATCGACCATCGTGCACTCCACCGGCGGCTGGGCCGCACTGGCCGGCGTGATGGTGGTCGGTGCCCGTCACGTCAAATTCCGCAAGGACGGTTCGGTCCGGGTGACCCCTCCCTCCAACATCCCTCTGGTCACTCTGGGCGTATTCATCCTCTGGCTCGGATGGTTCGGTTTCAACGGCGGCTCGATGCTCGCTCTCGGCTCGGTTCAGGACGCCGTGGGCATGAGCAACGTGATCGTCGCCACCAACCTGGCGGCGGCCGCGGGCGTGCTGACGGCGATCCTGGTTTCCCGCCCCATACTCGGCCGCCTCGACCTCTTCGCCGTCCTCAATGGGGCGATTGCGGGGCTCGTCTCCATCACGGCGGCGCCCGACCTTCCCGACCAGACCTGGGCCATTCTGATCGGAGCGATCGGAGCCACGATCTGTACCGCCGGTCTCAAGCTGCTCGAGATCCTGAAGCTGGACGACGTGGTCGGAGCGATCCCGGCGCACCTGATGGCCGGCGTCTGGGGTACCATCGCCGCCGCCATTTGGGGCGGAGCCGATTTCCTGGCCCAGGTGATCGGCATACTCTCCATCGGAGCCTTCGTCTTCGCGACCTCGTTCGCGGTCTGGAAGATCCTGGACCTCACCATGGGAGTCAGGGTGTCGAGGCAGGCCGAGCAGATCGGGCAGGACGCCGCCGAACTCGGTATCGACGCTTACCCGGAGTTCGTCATAATGGCGGATCCGGAAGAGTTCGACGACGAGGGGGACGACTGA
- a CDS encoding DedA family protein, whose protein sequence is MPALAALAFVESSFFIIPPDPLLIALALGRSRRALTYAAVATLASVAGGVMGYWIGAQLWDALGPFFFEHVAGVDEHSFERVRALYDRWSFGAVIFAGLTPIPYKVFTIAAGVFAIDLPTFVAASLVGRGMRFFAVAILIFHFGQPIKAFIDRYFVPLSWALGIILVAGFAAIRLI, encoded by the coding sequence ATGCCGGCGCTGGCTGCGCTGGCCTTCGTGGAATCGTCGTTCTTCATCATCCCGCCCGACCCGCTGCTGATCGCGCTCGCGCTCGGGAGGTCGAGGAGGGCTTTGACCTACGCGGCCGTCGCCACGCTGGCCTCGGTCGCCGGAGGAGTCATGGGCTACTGGATCGGCGCTCAGCTCTGGGACGCGCTCGGCCCCTTCTTCTTCGAACACGTGGCCGGGGTCGACGAACACTCCTTCGAACGGGTGCGGGCGCTCTACGACCGGTGGAGCTTCGGGGCCGTGATTTTCGCCGGCCTGACGCCTATTCCGTACAAGGTCTTCACCATCGCGGCCGGCGTCTTCGCCATCGACCTTCCGACCTTCGTCGCCGCCTCGCTGGTGGGGCGGGGGATGCGCTTCTTCGCCGTCGCCATACTCATTTTCCATTTCGGCCAACCGATCAAGGCCTTCATCGACCGCTACTTCGTTCCGCTCAGTTGGGCGCTGGGGATCATCCTGGTGGCGGGGTTCGCCGCGATCCGGTTGATCTAG
- a CDS encoding STAS domain-containing protein: MKVEVTNSGHVAIVNVEGRVDSSTAAAFDTSLADALVGDVKSLVLECSHLTYLSSAGLRAILLAVKRTSKVDGKVAVCAVQSHILEVLEVSGFTRLVKVAGSVTEARSAIT; the protein is encoded by the coding sequence ATGAAGGTTGAAGTGACAAACTCCGGCCACGTAGCCATCGTCAACGTAGAGGGTCGCGTGGACTCGAGCACCGCCGCAGCGTTCGACACGTCGTTGGCCGACGCTCTCGTAGGCGATGTCAAGTCACTGGTTCTCGAGTGCTCGCACCTGACGTACCTCAGCTCGGCCGGCCTCCGCGCGATCCTCCTCGCGGTGAAGAGGACCTCGAAGGTCGACGGGAAGGTGGCCGTTTGCGCCGTCCAGTCCCACATTCTGGAGGTTCTGGAAGTGAGCGGCTTCACCCGTCTCGTCAAGGTCGCCGGCAGCGTCACCGAAGCGCGGTCCGCGATCACCTGA
- a CDS encoding ABC transporter substrate-binding protein — protein sequence MLLEPSAAAQDVATTRGIFPDSIIFGQSAALSGPAGDLGRSMHLGVLAAFEEANRGRGVNGRLLKLRVADDGYEPERAITNTAALLEEGVFALIGAVGTPTSNAAEPMASAAETPYIGPFTGAEFLRQARPWVVNVRASYYQETEEMVARLTDDLGVRRIAVLYQDDSYGNAGLQGVRSAMTSRSMQLVSEGTYVRNTSAVRRALLEIDESDPEAVIVIGAYRPVADFIRWARKVGLDAMFVNISFVGSNALLQELGREGEGIVVTQVVPYPWDTSIPVVARYHEALAAVDPDANPGFVSLEGYLAGLLTVENLRRSGLDPTREDFVEALRTASPIDLGGFEVRYGPQDNQGSDRVFLTEIRGGRFVPLSRLRR from the coding sequence GTGCTCTTGGAGCCCTCGGCGGCGGCTCAGGACGTTGCGACGACCAGGGGCATCTTCCCCGACTCGATCATTTTCGGGCAGTCCGCCGCCTTGAGCGGGCCGGCCGGGGATCTCGGCCGGAGCATGCACCTGGGCGTGCTCGCAGCCTTTGAGGAAGCCAATCGGGGCAGGGGGGTTAACGGAAGGCTGCTGAAGCTCAGAGTGGCCGACGACGGCTACGAACCCGAACGTGCGATCACCAACACCGCCGCGCTCCTGGAAGAAGGCGTCTTCGCCTTGATCGGCGCGGTCGGGACACCGACCTCCAACGCGGCCGAGCCCATGGCTTCCGCCGCCGAAACACCATACATCGGACCGTTCACCGGCGCCGAGTTTCTCCGGCAGGCCAGGCCTTGGGTGGTGAATGTCCGCGCCTCCTACTACCAGGAGACCGAAGAGATGGTCGCGCGCCTCACCGACGACCTCGGCGTCCGACGAATAGCCGTCCTCTATCAGGACGACAGCTACGGAAACGCGGGCCTCCAGGGAGTCAGGAGCGCCATGACCTCGCGCAGCATGCAACTCGTGAGCGAGGGCACATACGTGCGCAACACGAGCGCGGTGCGGCGAGCCCTATTGGAGATCGACGAGTCGGACCCTGAAGCGGTCATCGTCATCGGGGCCTACCGGCCGGTGGCCGATTTCATCCGATGGGCCCGGAAGGTCGGGTTGGACGCGATGTTCGTGAACATCTCCTTCGTGGGGAGCAACGCTCTGCTGCAGGAGCTCGGCAGGGAAGGGGAGGGGATCGTGGTCACGCAGGTCGTACCCTACCCCTGGGACACCTCGATTCCGGTGGTGGCTCGCTATCACGAGGCTCTTGCGGCGGTGGACCCGGATGCGAACCCGGGTTTCGTCTCGCTCGAGGGCTACCTGGCGGGCCTGCTCACCGTGGAAAACCTGAGGAGGTCCGGACTCGATCCGACGCGAGAGGATTTCGTCGAAGCCCTGCGCACCGCCAGCCCGATCGACCTGGGCGGCTTCGAGGTAAGGTACGGACCGCAGGACAACCAAGGCTCCGACCGAGTGTTTCTGACCGAGATTCGCGGCGGCAGATTCGTACCTCTCTCCAGATTGAGACGATGA
- a CDS encoding SpoIIE family protein phosphatase, which yields MTRILVVDDEPDLELLLRQKFRRKVRKGEVDLLFASNGVEALEVLKANSDVDIVLSDINMPEMDGLTLLQQINQLSLDLRAVIVTAYGDMRNIRTAMNRGAFDFVTKPIDFDDLDVTIQRTMNNLQVMRDALQSRDELVALRQELGVAAKMQEAILPTTFPVDPAFELFAWMTPAKEVGGDFYDFFEVEDGRQAVVVADVSGKGVPAALFMMVSRTLVKGTGLGDPDPGTCLREVNDLLCESNEESMFVTMFFANLDKGSGRFRFANGGHNLPYVIRANGEIEAVVGETGLILGIVEGAEYQTGHIDLKPGDTVFMFTDGVTEAMNARDELLGEAELEDILAEAAGKGAAEIVRYVIKELYEHVGHAPQSDDITCLALKYLGH from the coding sequence ATGACGAGGATTCTAGTAGTTGACGACGAACCCGATCTCGAGCTCCTCCTCCGTCAGAAATTCCGTCGGAAGGTACGCAAGGGGGAGGTCGATCTCCTTTTCGCCAGTAACGGAGTCGAAGCCCTCGAAGTCCTGAAGGCCAACTCCGATGTCGATATTGTCCTCTCCGACATCAACATGCCGGAGATGGACGGTCTCACTCTGCTTCAGCAGATCAACCAGTTGAGCCTCGATCTCCGAGCGGTCATTGTGACCGCCTACGGAGACATGCGCAACATTCGGACCGCGATGAACCGCGGGGCGTTCGACTTCGTCACCAAACCGATCGACTTCGACGATCTGGACGTGACGATCCAGCGTACCATGAACAACCTTCAGGTGATGAGGGACGCCCTCCAGTCCCGCGACGAGCTCGTCGCTCTTCGTCAGGAGCTCGGAGTGGCGGCGAAGATGCAGGAGGCGATCCTGCCCACCACCTTCCCGGTCGATCCCGCTTTCGAGCTGTTCGCGTGGATGACGCCGGCCAAGGAGGTGGGCGGCGACTTCTACGATTTCTTCGAGGTCGAAGACGGCCGCCAGGCCGTGGTGGTCGCCGACGTCTCCGGCAAGGGAGTGCCGGCCGCTCTCTTCATGATGGTGAGCCGCACGCTTGTGAAGGGTACCGGGCTCGGGGACCCCGACCCCGGTACCTGTCTGCGAGAGGTGAACGATCTCCTCTGCGAGTCGAACGAAGAATCGATGTTCGTCACGATGTTCTTCGCCAACCTCGACAAGGGCAGCGGTCGGTTCCGGTTCGCCAACGGCGGCCACAACCTCCCCTACGTCATCCGGGCGAACGGTGAGATCGAGGCGGTGGTGGGCGAGACCGGTCTCATTCTGGGCATCGTCGAAGGGGCCGAATACCAAACCGGCCACATCGACCTGAAACCCGGAGACACCGTCTTCATGTTCACGGACGGCGTCACGGAGGCAATGAACGCCCGGGACGAACTTCTCGGCGAAGCGGAGCTCGAGGACATCCTCGCCGAGGCCGCCGGCAAGGGTGCGGCGGAGATCGTTCGCTATGTGATCAAGGAGCTCTACGAACACGTGGGACATGCGCCGCAGTCGGACGACATCACCTGCCTGGCGCTCAAGTATCTGGGGCACTGA